One genomic window of Sphingobacterium oryzagri includes the following:
- a CDS encoding GumC family protein, with protein MKSKNIDWEDEADLSTNPSSDTDFRRIIGIVLSNWYWFLLCGLIGLAFSFFKVRYSVPSYNIRAKLIVSDDKKGGDLSASPLGELSGIMGTKSSVENEVEVLKTSDLMREMVLAEQAFITYSYTGKFHKVPIMAPPYKLEILSSPDSISTTYDFKIIPGDKGRFKLESEGISKSVKHGEAFLIDGLGTFRLYQNASPTDAEGYYGVRVASVRSTISGLSKSFSVSVTNKNVSTIDLTLVHQLPKQGERLLKSLIEKYVERNLHDKNVVADSTLSFINERLSKITDELAGVEDRISGYKQNTQLADIGEQSRILLENSANYTKSIAEAETQLSALDAITSYLSDTRNPRVVPSSILAQDGTFAALTSKYNELVLQRERLLLANTEDNPLVQNVTNQIAGLRDDMIANVGSTRRQLELAKQNQVQLSNRVTSQIQRVPTIERGYIDLARLQQIKQAQYIFLQEKWEETAIGRTANVSNSKIIDSPKGDVLPFEPKRRMTYALGLVLGLAIPALLLWLKDLLNVRIQSIDDIERNSSLPILGMIAHSEEHDQVVVSKTSRSPIAEQFRAMRTNLEFALNGGKILLFTSSMSGEGKSYVALNLAVTLALLDKKVLIMELDLRKPSITSKLGLLAGSGFSHYVVRQDMRLEEIIMPSGAHENVDLIQAGAIPPNPAELLVHHRTQELVRELSKRYDYILMDAPPVGMVTDAQLLSRYADSCLYLVRQGFTYKEQLRIPNELVLSNKIKPIHLIVNDVQKKGGYYSGYGYGYGYGYGDYGQEEKRRKRWQFWKK; from the coding sequence ATGAAAAGCAAAAATATTGACTGGGAAGATGAAGCAGATCTTTCAACCAATCCATCAAGCGATACTGATTTTAGACGTATAATAGGAATTGTATTATCCAATTGGTACTGGTTTCTATTGTGCGGATTAATTGGTTTGGCATTTTCCTTTTTTAAAGTAAGATATAGCGTTCCATCCTATAATATTCGTGCGAAACTAATTGTATCAGATGACAAAAAGGGAGGCGATCTATCTGCGTCCCCCTTGGGCGAGCTTTCCGGCATAATGGGAACGAAATCATCTGTTGAGAATGAGGTGGAAGTTTTGAAAACATCTGATTTAATGCGTGAAATGGTCTTGGCGGAACAGGCATTCATTACGTATTCTTATACGGGGAAGTTTCATAAAGTTCCGATAATGGCTCCACCATATAAACTGGAGATATTGAGCTCTCCAGATTCCATTTCCACGACGTATGACTTTAAGATTATTCCTGGTGACAAGGGACGTTTTAAATTGGAGAGTGAGGGCATTTCCAAATCGGTAAAGCATGGAGAGGCTTTTTTAATTGATGGGTTGGGAACTTTTAGATTGTATCAGAATGCTTCTCCGACAGATGCTGAGGGCTATTATGGCGTTCGGGTAGCTTCGGTTCGATCTACAATTTCAGGCTTGAGCAAGTCTTTTTCGGTTTCAGTAACTAATAAAAATGTATCAACTATAGATTTGACATTAGTGCACCAATTGCCAAAGCAGGGCGAAAGGCTCTTAAAAAGTCTCATCGAGAAGTATGTAGAAAGAAATTTGCATGATAAAAATGTCGTAGCTGATTCTACACTTTCGTTCATTAACGAACGTTTAAGTAAAATAACAGATGAGTTGGCCGGAGTTGAAGATCGAATTTCTGGTTATAAACAAAATACGCAGTTGGCAGATATCGGTGAGCAGAGTCGGATTTTATTAGAAAATTCGGCAAATTACACGAAAAGTATAGCCGAAGCAGAAACACAACTGTCTGCTCTTGATGCAATAACATCCTATCTTTCGGATACACGTAACCCACGCGTCGTACCATCGTCTATATTAGCGCAAGATGGCACCTTCGCGGCTTTGACATCTAAGTATAATGAGTTGGTTTTACAGCGGGAAAGATTACTTTTGGCCAATACCGAAGATAACCCCTTAGTACAAAATGTGACAAATCAAATAGCAGGCTTGCGTGACGATATGATTGCAAACGTTGGTTCTACGCGTCGTCAATTGGAGTTGGCAAAGCAAAACCAAGTACAGTTGTCCAATCGTGTTACCTCCCAAATTCAACGAGTACCTACCATCGAACGAGGTTATATTGATTTAGCTCGTTTACAGCAAATCAAGCAAGCACAGTATATCTTCTTACAAGAGAAATGGGAAGAAACGGCAATCGGTCGTACAGCTAATGTTTCTAATTCAAAGATAATCGATTCACCAAAAGGAGATGTTTTACCATTTGAGCCGAAACGGAGAATGACGTATGCATTGGGGTTGGTACTAGGCTTGGCTATTCCCGCTCTTTTGTTATGGTTAAAAGACTTGCTTAACGTACGTATTCAAAGTATAGATGACATTGAGCGTAATAGTAGTCTACCTATATTGGGCATGATCGCCCATTCTGAGGAACACGATCAAGTTGTCGTTTCCAAAACTTCTCGATCACCTATTGCCGAACAATTTCGTGCTATGCGCACAAATTTAGAGTTTGCATTAAACGGAGGTAAAATTCTCTTATTTACATCGTCGATGTCGGGTGAGGGGAAATCTTATGTCGCCCTAAATTTAGCCGTTACTTTAGCCCTTTTAGACAAAAAGGTGTTGATTATGGAGTTAGACTTGCGCAAACCGTCCATAACCTCAAAGTTAGGTTTGCTAGCGGGTAGTGGTTTTTCACACTATGTAGTGCGTCAAGATATGCGTCTAGAAGAAATTATTATGCCATCTGGCGCTCACGAAAATGTTGATCTCATTCAGGCGGGGGCGATTCCTCCAAATCCCGCAGAGTTGTTGGTTCATCATCGTACACAAGAGCTTGTTCGCGAGCTTTCAAAACGGTATGATTATATTTTAATGGATGCACCTCCTGTGGGGATGGTTACAGATGCACAGCTCCTATCCCGCTATGCTGACAGTTGTCTCTATCTTGTACGCCAGGGCTTTACCTATAAAGAGCAATTACGTATACCAAATGAGTTGGTTCTCTCGAATAAAATTAAGCCGATACATCTGATCGTGAACGATGTTCAGAAAAAAGGTGGTTACTATAGTGGTTACGGGTACGGTTACGGATATGGGTACGGTGATTATGGGCAGGAAGAAAAGCGTAGAAAGAGGTGGCAATTTTGGAAAAAGTAA
- a CDS encoding GDP-L-fucose synthase family protein: protein MLNKDTKIFIAGHRGMVGGAIKRNLAEKGYTNLLTRTSSELDLRNQADVEAFFVAEKPAVVIDAAARVGGILANNDYPYQFLMENMQIQNNLIDAALKNDTQKFIFLGSSCIYPKFAEQPLKEDYLLTDSLEPTNEWYAIAKITGVKACQAIRKQFGKDYVSLMPTNLYGTHDNFDLQTSHVLPAMIRKFHEAKENGNLPVTLWGSGTPMREFLFVDDLAEAVAFALDNILPDYLYNVGTGIDLTIKELAETIQQAVGHQGEIVWDSTKPDGTPRKLMDISKMHALGWKHKVELKEGIERTYAWFLENQENYKEVKL from the coding sequence ATGTTAAATAAAGATACCAAGATATTTATCGCAGGCCATCGGGGTATGGTAGGCGGTGCCATTAAACGAAATTTAGCAGAAAAAGGATACACGAACCTGCTTACACGTACATCTTCTGAGCTAGATCTTCGAAACCAAGCCGATGTTGAGGCATTCTTTGTTGCTGAAAAGCCTGCAGTGGTTATCGACGCCGCAGCGCGTGTCGGTGGAATTTTAGCGAATAACGATTATCCCTATCAATTTTTGATGGAGAATATGCAAATCCAGAATAATTTAATTGATGCTGCGCTTAAAAACGACACGCAAAAATTTATATTCCTTGGATCATCCTGCATATATCCCAAGTTTGCCGAACAGCCCTTAAAAGAAGATTACCTATTGACCGATAGTTTAGAGCCGACAAACGAATGGTATGCCATCGCTAAGATTACAGGTGTAAAGGCCTGCCAGGCTATCCGTAAGCAATTTGGTAAAGATTACGTCAGTCTAATGCCGACAAATTTGTACGGAACACATGACAATTTTGATTTGCAAACTTCACATGTCTTACCCGCCATGATCCGTAAATTTCATGAAGCCAAGGAAAATGGCAACCTTCCTGTCACTTTGTGGGGATCGGGAACACCGATGCGCGAGTTTCTATTTGTGGATGATCTGGCCGAAGCGGTTGCGTTTGCCTTAGATAACATACTACCGGATTATCTGTATAATGTAGGAACGGGCATTGATCTAACCATAAAAGAACTTGCAGAAACGATACAACAAGCTGTTGGTCATCAGGGAGAAATCGTTTGGGATAGCACAAAGCCCGATGGTACGCCCCGTAAATTGATGGATATTTCAAAAATGCATGCATTGGGGTGGAAACATAAAGTCGAATTAAAAGAAGGTATCGAGCGCACATACGCCTGGTTTTTGGAAAATCAGGAAAACTACAAAGAGGTAAAGCTCTAA